One segment of Macrotis lagotis isolate mMagLag1 chromosome 1, bilby.v1.9.chrom.fasta, whole genome shotgun sequence DNA contains the following:
- the EIF3K gene encoding eukaryotic translation initiation factor 3 subunit K, whose amino-acid sequence MERPRKRKPRGTRKQPPPAPPPPAAEEGDDHAAEGVYGEGGVPSSPPLPLPAAAPDPASTSAAADEKEEDMAMFEQMRANVGKLLKGIDRYNPENLATLERYVETQAKENAYDLEANLAVLKLYQFNPAFYQTTVTAQILLKALTNLPHTDFTLCKCMIDQARQGEQPIRQILYLGDLLETCHFQAFWHALDENMDLLLLNGITGFEDSVRKFICHVVGITYQHIDRWLLAEMLGDLSDNQLKVWMSKYGWSSNEAGQVFICSQEESIKPKNIVEKIDFESVSSIMASSQ is encoded by the exons ATGGAGAGACCCAGGAAGAGGAAGCCACGTGGGACCCGGAAGCAGCCCCCTCCGGCGCCTCCCCCTCCCGCTGCGGAAGAGGGTGACGACCATGCGGCCGAAGGCGTCTACGGGGAAGGAGGAGTTCCGTCCTCCCCGCCTCTTCCGCTTCCGGCGGCGGCTCCCGACCCGGCCTCGACATCCGCGGCGGCTGACGAAAAGGAGGAAGACATGGCGATGTTCGAGCAGATGCGCGCCAACGTGGGGAAGCTGCTGAAGGGCATCGACAG GTACAATCCTGAAAACCTGGCCACCTTGGAGCGTTATGTAGAGACTCAGGCCAAGGAGAATGCCTATGACCTGGAAGCCAATTTGGCTGTGCTCAAGCT GTACCAGTTCAACCCGGCCTTCTACCAGACCACCGTGACAGCCCAGATTCTGCTGAAAGCCCTCACCAATCTCCCCCATACAGACTTTACCCTTTGCAAGTGCATGATTGACCAGGCTCGA CAAGGAGAGCAGCCTATCCGGCAGATCCTGTACTTGGGGGACTTGTTGGAGACCTGTCACTTCCAAGCTTTCTGG CATGCCTTGGATGAGAACATGGATCTCCTTCTCCTTAACGGCATCACCGGCTTTGAAGATTCTGTCCGAAAAT TTATCTGCCATGTTGTGGGCATCACATACCAACACATTGACCGGTGGCTGCTGGCTGAAATGCTGGGAGATCTGTCAG ACAACCAATTGAAAGTATGGATGAGCAAATATGGCTGGAGCTCCAATGAGGCAGGACAGGTCTTCATTTGCAGTCAAGAAGAGAGCATCAAACCCAAAAACATTGTGGAAAAGATCGACTTTGAGA GTGTTTCCAGTATCATGGCCTCCTCCCAGTAA